One Felis catus isolate Fca126 chromosome D3, F.catus_Fca126_mat1.0, whole genome shotgun sequence DNA segment encodes these proteins:
- the LOC101099406 gene encoding testis-specific serine/threonine-protein kinase 1, with amino-acid sequence MDDAAILKRRGYILGIHLGEGSYAKVKSAYSERLKFNVAVKIIDRKKVPTDFLEKFLPREIEIQATLNHRSIIRTYEIFETSDGRIYIIMELGVQGDLLGFIRTRGALHEDDARKKFHQLSSAIKYCHDLDIVHRDLKCENILLDKDFNIKLSDFGFSKRCPRDDSGRLMLSKTFCGSAAYAAPEVLQGIPYQPKVCDIWSLGVILYIMVCGSMPYDDSNIKKMLRIQKEHRINFPRSKNLTGECKDLIYHLLQPDINRRLHIEEILSHCWVQPKAQGLSSGVINEEGESSRGAEPSWTPDTPDTPATKLELQEEARSETRPEIQSESKPDETMQMRVSRQSDPTGLNGELQSRETEEGVPSRPPETHT; translated from the coding sequence ATGGATGACGCTGCCATCCTCAAGCGACGAGGCTACATCCTGGGGATACATTTGGGAGAGGGCTCGTACGCAAAAGTCAAGTCTGCTTACTCTGAGCGCCTGAAGTTCAACGTGGCGGTCAAGATCATCGACCGCAAGAAAGTCCCCACGGACTTCTTGGAGAAATTCCTTCCCCGGGAAATTGAGATTCAGGCCACGCTAAACCACCGCTCCATTATCAGGACCTACGAGATCTTTGAGACCTCTGATGGCCGCATCTACATCATCATGGAGCTAGGGGTCCAGGGCGACCTCCTCGGGTTCATCAGAACCCGGGGAGCCCTGCACGAGGATGATGCTCGCAAGAAGTTCCACCAGCTCTCCTCAGCCATCAAGTACTGCCATGACTTGGACATTGTCCACCGAGATCTCAAGTGTGAGAACATCCTCCTCGACAAGGACTTCAACATCAAGctctctgactttggcttctCCAAGCGCTGCCCGAGGGATGACAGTGGCCGACTGATGCTAAGCAAGACTTTCTGCGGGTCAGCAGCTTACGCAGCACCCGAGGTGCTGCAGGGCATCCCCTACCAGCCCAAGGTGTGTGACATCTGGAGTCTGGGTGTGATCCTCTACATCATGGTCTGTGGCTCCATGCCCTACGATGACTCCAACATCAAGAAGATGCTGCGCATCCAGAAGGAGCACCGCATCAACTTCCCCCGCTCTAAGAACCTGACGGGCGAGTGCAAAGACCTCATCTACCACCTGCTACAGCCGGACATCAACCGGCGGCTGCACATCGAGGAGATCCTCAGCCACTGCTGGGTGCAGCCCAAGGCACAGGGCCTGTCCTCTGGAGTCATCAACGAGGAGGGGGAGAGCTCCCGGGGTGCTGAGCCCTCGTGGACCCCTGATACTCCTGATACCCCAGCCACCAAGCTGGAGCTCCAGGAGGAAGCACGGTCTGAGACACGGCCTGAGATACAGTCCGAGTCAAAACCTGATGAGACGATGCAAATGCGGGTGTCAAGGCAGTCAGATCCCACAGGCCTTAATGGCGAGCTGCAAAGCAGGGAAACAGAGGAGGGAGTTCCCTCACGGCCTCCAGAGACACACACCTAG